A single Terriglobales bacterium DNA region contains:
- the purD gene encoding phosphoribosylamine--glycine ligase, giving the protein MKVLVIGSGGREHALVWKLRQSPRVSRVYSTPGNGGICEEAECLQADIKSLDSLIAVANGIQPDLTVVGPELPLSLGIVDEFRRRGWRIFGPTQAAARLESSKSFAKEFLQRHRIPTAHYAICLSPDDVKDALAHLHAPVVVKADGLAAGKGVVIAQTKEEAATVASEMLSGKMLGEAGLRVVLEECLQGEELSFLVISDGERVAPLVAAQDYKRVGDGDSGPNTGGMGAFSTDAMLDPKMRDWLVAHVARPVVAGMKAEGAEYRGVLYCGLMMTAKGPMVLEFNCRFGDPETQPILMRLESDLVDAMEASIEGRVSDGDFKWSPDAAACVVMASGGYPGTFEAGKKIVGLEQAAQKPGVKVFHAGTSRRDNTYYTTGGRVLGVTARAPSLKEAITRAYDAVAGIGFENMHYRKDIGARAINLRA; this is encoded by the coding sequence ATGAAAGTTCTGGTGATCGGAAGCGGCGGACGCGAACACGCGCTGGTGTGGAAATTACGCCAGTCTCCGCGCGTTTCGCGGGTCTATAGCACGCCTGGTAATGGCGGCATCTGCGAGGAAGCCGAATGTCTTCAGGCGGACATCAAAAGCCTGGACTCGCTGATCGCGGTTGCCAATGGAATCCAGCCGGATTTAACGGTGGTGGGCCCTGAACTACCCCTCAGTCTGGGAATTGTTGATGAGTTCAGGCGACGGGGCTGGCGAATTTTCGGCCCTACGCAAGCAGCAGCACGGCTTGAATCCAGCAAGAGTTTTGCCAAGGAATTTCTTCAGCGGCACCGCATTCCGACCGCTCACTACGCCATCTGCTTATCTCCGGATGATGTGAAGGATGCCTTGGCCCATCTCCATGCCCCTGTGGTGGTGAAGGCAGACGGACTGGCGGCGGGAAAGGGCGTGGTGATCGCGCAGACCAAGGAGGAAGCCGCAACCGTTGCCTCCGAGATGCTAAGCGGAAAGATGCTTGGGGAAGCCGGGCTGCGGGTGGTCCTGGAAGAATGCTTGCAAGGTGAAGAGCTCTCGTTTCTCGTGATCAGCGACGGCGAACGAGTGGCGCCTCTGGTTGCGGCGCAGGATTACAAGCGAGTTGGCGACGGCGATAGCGGGCCGAACACTGGCGGAATGGGTGCATTTTCCACCGATGCCATGCTCGATCCCAAAATGCGGGATTGGCTGGTGGCGCATGTCGCCCGCCCGGTGGTTGCCGGCATGAAGGCGGAGGGCGCGGAGTACCGCGGAGTTCTTTACTGCGGTCTGATGATGACCGCCAAAGGGCCCATGGTGTTGGAATTCAATTGCCGCTTCGGTGATCCCGAAACCCAGCCCATTCTCATGCGCCTGGAGAGCGACTTGGTGGACGCCATGGAGGCGTCCATTGAGGGTCGCGTGAGTGACGGCGATTTTAAATGGTCGCCCGATGCAGCGGCATGTGTGGTCATGGCTTCGGGTGGATACCCGGGAACATTCGAGGCGGGGAAAAAAATTGTAGGATTGGAGCAGGCGGCACAGAAGCCCGGAGTGAAGGTGTTTCACGCGGGTACCAGCCGAAGAGACAACACGTACTATACAACTGGCGGCCGCGTACTGGGAGTTACCGCCCGCGCCCCCAGCTTAAAAGAGGCAATCACGCGAGCTTATGACGCCGTAGCTGGGATCGGGTTTGAGAACATGCATTACAGGAAAGACATTGGCGCCCGAGCGATTAACCTCCGCGCTTAA
- the purE gene encoding 5-(carboxyamino)imidazole ribonucleotide mutase, translating to MTNKPLVSIVMGSDSDLEIMREAARILDEFGISYEMDVTSAHRSPARTSEYASQAAGRGVRVIIAGAGGAAHLAGVIAAHTILPVIGVPIPSTTLQGLDSLLAIVQMPAGIPVATVAIGKPGATNAGILAAQVLAIGDSGLATKLSSYKEKLARGVEEKSRKLKAAEK from the coding sequence ATGACAAACAAACCACTAGTCTCAATCGTAATGGGAAGCGACTCCGATCTGGAGATCATGCGCGAAGCCGCCAGAATTCTGGATGAATTTGGCATTTCCTACGAAATGGATGTGACTTCTGCCCACCGTTCTCCGGCGCGCACCAGCGAATATGCCAGTCAAGCTGCGGGCCGTGGCGTTCGAGTGATTATTGCGGGAGCAGGCGGCGCCGCGCACCTGGCAGGAGTGATCGCGGCGCACACAATACTGCCGGTGATCGGAGTTCCCATACCGTCCACTACGTTGCAAGGCCTGGACTCGTTGCTGGCAATCGTGCAGATGCCGGCCGGTATTCCAGTCGCGACCGTCGCCATCGGTAAACCGGGCGCCACCAATGCCGGAATTTTGGCGGCACAAGTGCTTGCCATTGGAGATAGTGGCTTGGCGACAAAACTTTCGAGCTATAAAGAGAAGCTCGCGCGGGGAGTGGAAGAGAAATCGCGCAAGTTAAAAGCGGCGGAAAAATAG
- the galU gene encoding UTP--glucose-1-phosphate uridylyltransferase GalU, with amino-acid sequence MKQRVRKAVFPVAGLGTRFLPATKALPKEMLPLVDKPIIQYGVEEALAAGCDQIILITGRGKTAIEDHFDVSYELEKMLEERNKTELLTVVRQISDMIHVAYVRQKEALGLGHAVLMARELVGNEPFAVLLADDIIDGSVPCLKQMMDVFEETQSSVLAIQEIDSANISAYGVLDAKPAPGRFAGRLYEISNLVEKPKREEAPSNLAIVGRYILTPKVFETLARTPLGSGGELQLTDGMKMLLRQEKMYGYVFEGTRHDTGDKLGFLKATVEFALKRRDLGREFRDYLKQLKL; translated from the coding sequence ATGAAGCAACGAGTCCGCAAAGCCGTTTTTCCTGTCGCTGGTCTGGGCACGCGTTTTCTGCCTGCCACCAAGGCCCTGCCCAAAGAGATGTTGCCGCTCGTAGACAAGCCCATCATTCAGTACGGGGTGGAAGAGGCACTGGCGGCGGGCTGCGACCAGATCATCCTGATCACTGGCCGGGGCAAAACCGCCATCGAGGACCATTTCGATGTCAGCTACGAGCTCGAGAAGATGCTGGAGGAGCGCAACAAGACCGAATTGCTCACCGTGGTTCGGCAGATCTCAGACATGATTCACGTGGCCTACGTGCGGCAAAAAGAAGCACTGGGGCTTGGTCACGCCGTTCTCATGGCGCGCGAGTTGGTGGGCAACGAACCCTTTGCGGTGCTGCTCGCCGACGACATCATTGATGGTTCAGTTCCTTGCCTTAAGCAAATGATGGACGTCTTCGAGGAGACCCAGTCTTCGGTGCTTGCCATTCAGGAAATCGATTCGGCGAACATCTCGGCATATGGTGTTCTCGATGCTAAGCCTGCGCCCGGCCGATTCGCGGGCCGGTTATACGAAATCTCAAATCTAGTCGAGAAACCCAAGCGGGAGGAGGCGCCTTCCAATCTCGCAATTGTTGGCCGCTACATTCTTACTCCCAAGGTCTTTGAGACGCTTGCGCGCACTCCTCTGGGTTCGGGGGGCGAACTGCAGCTTACTGATGGAATGAAGATGCTTTTGCGGCAGGAGAAAATGTACGGCTATGTATTCGAAGGCACGCGCCACGACACTGGTGACAAGTTAGGCTTCCTGAAGGCTACGGTTGAATTTGCGCTTAAGCGGCGCGACCTTGGCCGGGAGTTCCGCGATTACCTGAAACAGCTCAAGCTCTGA
- a CDS encoding DUF885 domain-containing protein, translating into MRMSACSIQIKVLCLLIVSFVLTGNALPKSFPQQTAGTPGATANAQFDELVDQYFDDYFQFHPSDATATGFHQYDSKLEDYSRAGIDREIASVREYQRKFAAIGTPAIPAAADLELLRSTIDGRLLELETIRMWEKDPDRYSAGITASVFVIMSRSYAPPEVRLRAVIDRERQMPQALAAARHNLKDPPRIYTEVALQQVPGIIGFFQKDVPQAFAAVKDQKLLSEFGAANQQVIGALRNYENFLRHDLLPVSQGDFRIGAENYRKKLLDEEMVDIPLDRLVEIGMADLRHNQQAFKDTAAKIDPKRDPQDILHELEKDHPAPDQLLKTFRSVLGGLKDWIEAHHIVTVPSPVPPIVEETPPFARALTFASMDTPGAYETKAKEAYFNVTLPEPNWPRKEVEEHMASFNRGTIISTAVHEVYPGHYTQFLWVQEAPSKTRKIIAVGSNAEGWAHYCEQMMLDEGYGNGDLKLRLGQIQDALLRDARYIVGIQMHTGKMTFDQGVEFFQKEGLQTHAVAERETKRGTSDPTYLVYTLGKLQILKLREDYKQAKGNAYTLQQFHDEFMKQGSVPIKIIRKQMLGNDSPVL; encoded by the coding sequence ATGAGAATGTCCGCCTGCAGCATCCAAATCAAGGTGCTCTGTTTATTGATAGTTTCCTTTGTCCTAACAGGTAACGCTTTGCCCAAGAGTTTTCCCCAACAGACCGCAGGAACACCGGGCGCCACCGCCAACGCGCAATTTGACGAGCTGGTTGACCAGTACTTTGATGATTATTTTCAGTTTCATCCTAGCGACGCGACGGCCACGGGCTTTCACCAATACGACTCGAAGCTGGAAGACTACTCGCGAGCGGGCATTGATAGGGAGATCGCTTCCGTCAGAGAGTACCAGCGCAAGTTCGCAGCCATAGGGACCCCGGCCATTCCCGCCGCGGCCGACCTTGAACTACTACGCAGCACCATTGATGGCCGCCTGCTTGAGTTGGAAACGATCCGCATGTGGGAGAAGGACCCGGACCGCTACTCCGCCGGTATCACAGCGAGTGTTTTCGTCATCATGAGCCGTAGTTACGCCCCGCCAGAGGTGAGGCTGCGCGCCGTGATTGACCGAGAGCGGCAGATGCCGCAAGCCCTGGCGGCGGCACGCCACAATCTGAAGGATCCTCCGCGCATCTACACCGAAGTCGCCTTACAGCAAGTGCCCGGCATTATCGGTTTCTTTCAGAAGGATGTTCCTCAAGCGTTCGCGGCTGTGAAGGACCAGAAATTGCTGTCGGAGTTCGGTGCAGCAAACCAGCAGGTAATCGGAGCGCTCCGCAATTACGAGAATTTTCTGCGGCATGATTTGTTGCCCGTCTCCCAAGGTGATTTCCGCATCGGAGCGGAGAACTATCGCAAGAAACTGCTGGATGAAGAGATGGTAGACATTCCCCTGGACCGGCTGGTCGAGATCGGAATGGCCGACCTGCGCCACAATCAACAGGCATTCAAAGACACCGCCGCCAAAATCGATCCTAAACGCGACCCCCAGGACATTCTTCACGAACTCGAGAAGGACCATCCTGCTCCTGATCAGCTACTGAAAACATTCCGCAGTGTTCTGGGTGGTTTGAAGGACTGGATTGAGGCGCACCACATCGTCACTGTCCCTTCCCCAGTACCGCCTATCGTGGAGGAGACGCCCCCGTTTGCCCGCGCCCTCACTTTCGCCTCCATGGATACTCCGGGCGCTTATGAGACCAAAGCCAAAGAGGCCTACTTTAACGTGACCCTGCCGGAGCCCAACTGGCCGCGAAAAGAAGTGGAAGAGCACATGGCCAGCTTCAACCGCGGAACTATCATCAGCACCGCAGTTCATGAAGTTTATCCCGGACACTACACGCAGTTCTTGTGGGTGCAAGAAGCCCCTTCAAAGACGCGCAAGATCATCGCCGTCGGCTCCAATGCCGAGGGATGGGCGCACTATTGCGAACAGATGATGCTGGATGAGGGATACGGCAACGGAGATCTCAAGCTCCGCCTTGGCCAAATCCAGGACGCGCTGCTGCGCGATGCGCGCTACATAGTTGGAATCCAGATGCATACCGGCAAGATGACTTTCGATCAAGGAGTCGAGTTCTTCCAGAAAGAAGGGCTTCAGACGCATGCCGTCGCCGAACGTGAGACCAAACGCGGGACATCTGATCCCACATACCTGGTATACACCCTGGGCAAACTCCAAATTTTGAAGCTGCGCGAAGATTACAAGCAGGCAAAGGGCAATGCCTACACGCTGCAGCAATTCCACGATGAGTTCATGAAGCAGGGTTCGGTTCCCATCAAGATCATACGTAAACAAATGCTAGGAAATGATTCCCCTGTCCTCTAA
- the mfd gene encoding transcription-repair coupling factor, which translates to MVLPFVRELFAGVEKLPTFSRVASHLKEGTGRIRVSGLIPTAKSLLTVLLRRAADRPLIVVVQNNRAAEELVPVLRSLAEVTGAAEPESVISFPARDVLPFQNLSPHPEIQEERATALWKMATGAASIVVAPVAATAVRLRSAEYYADLARVIRRSETVEIDALQQHLNSVGYAATDVVEMPGEYALRGGILDVYSPEADRPVRIELFGDEVESIRKFDPGTQRSAAAVDEAVLLPLTETPVQEELLGAVHARLSGRRIAGSEAVVEEAIRESGVTVFPGWEFYAPVAGATHSIFDLLPRAAVVFDEPALLETELASFWEKLTELHERSGIGNLVRPDELYFPAAEWLQHIESLPVLELEHLGIARADEAEALTLASQPTPRFHGSVPAMVEELQRLTAEGKQVLFAAGSTGEVERLADIFTEYNVPFRLGSQLRPGGESYVDETAYFSGEVYTTTVVKAYVSDGAILPDAGLVILGSRDLFDESEAVISRPTRPKSKVSAFLSDFRDLAVGDYVVHVEHGIGIYQGLREIPQGDGTAEFMLLEYAEGAKLYVPLTRLDLIQKYRSADGGKPVLSRLGTAAWAKTKARVKKAMQDMADELLKLYAQRRLAQGHGFPADTEWQREFEDAFEYSETEDQELAIADVKRDMESQQPMDRLLCGDVGYGKTEVAMRAAFKAVGDNRQVAVLAPTTVLAFQHFETFKNRFAAFPITVEMISRFRSARQQKEILQKVEAGKVDILIGTHRLLSKDVKFADLGLLVVDEEQRFGVRHKERLKQIKKEVDVLTMSATPIPRTLHMSLVGLRDMSVIETPPKDRMAIQTVVAAWDEKLIQSSIQQELERGGQVYFVHNRVESIYEIAAKIQELVPGARVIVGHGQMSEGELEKVMLNFMHHKSDVLVATTIIENGLDIPLCNTIIINRADRYGLSELYQLRGRVGRSNRRAYAYLLIPAEAELTPLARRRLAALKEFSDLGAGFKIAALDLELRGAGNLLGAEQSGEINAVGFELYTTMLERTVREIKGEQAPEEVETQLNLGLNIRIPADYIGEENQRLRMYKRAAGVENENQLADVRSELQDRYGEPPAPVRNLLDYAALKLICQRLGVAAVERKRDLLSIRFTERAAIDPDKLARFVSSQAGAQFSPGGTLKFFLKATQPEEVLSRVRGVLEQLAGEPAPGGTPPSAGVQVM; encoded by the coding sequence ATGGTTCTTCCCTTCGTCCGCGAACTCTTCGCGGGCGTGGAAAAGTTGCCCACCTTCTCGCGTGTCGCCTCCCATCTGAAAGAGGGCACCGGGCGGATACGTGTCTCTGGACTGATCCCGACCGCGAAATCGCTTTTAACAGTTTTGCTCCGTCGCGCCGCCGACCGACCCCTTATTGTGGTTGTCCAGAACAATCGTGCTGCCGAGGAACTGGTTCCAGTGCTGCGTTCGCTGGCGGAAGTGACGGGCGCCGCCGAGCCTGAATCGGTGATCTCGTTTCCGGCGCGCGATGTGCTTCCCTTCCAAAATCTCTCGCCCCATCCGGAGATCCAGGAAGAACGCGCCACCGCGCTATGGAAAATGGCTACTGGGGCAGCTTCCATCGTAGTCGCCCCGGTCGCAGCCACCGCGGTACGACTGCGTTCAGCCGAATACTATGCCGACCTGGCGCGAGTAATTCGCCGTTCCGAGACGGTTGAAATAGACGCCCTGCAGCAGCATCTGAACTCGGTCGGCTATGCCGCCACCGACGTGGTGGAGATGCCGGGAGAGTACGCCTTGCGTGGCGGCATCCTTGACGTGTACTCGCCGGAAGCCGATCGGCCGGTCCGCATTGAGTTGTTCGGCGATGAGGTTGAATCCATCCGCAAGTTCGATCCCGGTACGCAACGATCTGCTGCCGCGGTGGATGAGGCGGTGCTGCTGCCGTTGACGGAAACTCCGGTCCAGGAAGAACTTCTAGGCGCGGTGCATGCGCGGCTTTCGGGCAGGCGGATTGCCGGTTCCGAAGCAGTAGTTGAAGAGGCGATCCGCGAGAGTGGCGTAACTGTTTTTCCCGGGTGGGAGTTCTATGCTCCTGTGGCCGGCGCTACCCACTCCATTTTTGATCTTTTGCCACGCGCCGCGGTGGTGTTCGACGAGCCTGCTCTCCTGGAGACCGAGTTAGCAAGCTTTTGGGAGAAGCTGACCGAACTGCACGAGCGCAGCGGAATTGGCAACCTGGTACGTCCCGACGAGCTTTATTTCCCGGCGGCAGAGTGGCTACAGCACATTGAGAGTTTGCCGGTCCTTGAGCTCGAGCACCTCGGAATCGCGCGAGCGGACGAAGCTGAAGCCCTGACGCTCGCCTCGCAGCCCACTCCTCGTTTTCACGGGTCGGTGCCGGCCATGGTGGAAGAGCTGCAGCGTCTTACGGCCGAGGGAAAACAAGTCTTGTTTGCCGCTGGCAGCACCGGTGAGGTTGAACGTCTAGCGGACATCTTCACTGAGTATAACGTGCCCTTCCGTTTGGGGTCGCAGCTCCGTCCCGGCGGTGAGAGTTATGTGGATGAGACCGCCTATTTTTCGGGAGAGGTTTACACCACAACGGTTGTGAAGGCGTACGTGTCTGATGGCGCCATTCTGCCTGACGCAGGTCTGGTGATTCTTGGCTCGCGCGATCTTTTCGATGAATCGGAGGCGGTGATCAGCCGTCCTACGCGGCCGAAGTCGAAAGTTTCCGCGTTTCTCTCGGATTTCCGCGACCTCGCCGTCGGCGATTACGTGGTCCATGTGGAGCACGGCATTGGCATTTATCAGGGCTTGCGGGAGATTCCTCAGGGCGACGGCACGGCGGAGTTCATGCTGCTCGAGTACGCCGAAGGCGCCAAGCTCTATGTGCCCCTCACCCGCCTCGATCTGATTCAAAAATATCGTTCTGCCGACGGGGGCAAACCCGTCCTGAGCCGTTTAGGGACCGCCGCCTGGGCCAAGACGAAGGCGCGTGTCAAAAAAGCCATGCAGGACATGGCGGACGAACTCCTGAAGTTGTATGCCCAACGCCGGCTGGCGCAAGGACATGGCTTTCCTGCGGATACCGAGTGGCAGCGTGAGTTTGAAGATGCCTTCGAGTACAGCGAAACCGAAGACCAGGAACTCGCAATTGCGGACGTGAAGCGGGACATGGAATCGCAACAGCCGATGGACCGACTGTTGTGTGGTGATGTGGGTTACGGCAAGACCGAGGTCGCCATGCGCGCGGCTTTCAAGGCGGTCGGCGATAACCGCCAGGTTGCGGTGCTGGCTCCTACCACGGTGCTCGCGTTTCAGCATTTTGAGACATTCAAAAACCGCTTTGCCGCTTTTCCGATTACGGTCGAGATGATCAGCCGCTTCCGCAGCGCCCGCCAGCAGAAAGAGATTTTGCAGAAGGTTGAGGCGGGAAAAGTTGACATCCTCATTGGCACGCATCGCCTGCTTTCCAAAGATGTCAAGTTTGCCGATCTTGGCCTCCTCGTCGTGGATGAGGAACAGCGTTTTGGCGTCCGCCATAAGGAACGACTCAAGCAGATCAAGAAAGAAGTAGACGTCCTGACCATGTCGGCAACCCCCATCCCGCGCACCTTGCATATGTCGCTGGTCGGCCTTCGCGACATGAGTGTGATTGAGACTCCTCCCAAAGACCGCATGGCGATCCAGACGGTGGTCGCGGCATGGGATGAAAAGCTTATTCAGTCTTCCATCCAGCAAGAACTGGAGCGCGGCGGGCAGGTTTATTTCGTGCACAACCGAGTGGAAAGTATTTATGAAATCGCTGCCAAAATTCAGGAACTGGTACCTGGCGCGCGCGTGATCGTGGGGCACGGGCAGATGTCGGAAGGAGAGCTCGAAAAGGTGATGCTCAACTTCATGCATCACAAATCGGACGTGCTGGTCGCGACCACGATCATTGAGAACGGCCTCGATATCCCGCTGTGCAACACCATTATCATCAATCGGGCCGATCGCTACGGGCTCTCCGAGCTGTATCAGTTGCGCGGCCGGGTTGGACGTTCGAATCGCCGCGCCTATGCGTATCTCTTGATCCCCGCCGAAGCTGAATTGACCCCACTGGCTCGTCGCCGCCTGGCCGCGCTCAAGGAATTTTCAGACCTCGGCGCCGGCTTCAAGATCGCCGCGTTGGACCTGGAGCTACGCGGTGCAGGAAATCTGCTGGGCGCGGAACAAAGTGGCGAAATCAATGCCGTCGGCTTCGAACTCTATACCACCATGCTGGAGCGCACCGTCCGCGAAATCAAGGGCGAGCAGGCGCCGGAAGAGGTAGAGACCCAACTCAATCTCGGCCTGAACATTCGCATTCCTGCCGATTACATAGGTGAGGAAAACCAGCGTCTGCGGATGTACAAGCGCGCGGCGGGAGTGGAGAACGAAAATCAGCTCGCCGACGTGCGGAGCGAGTTGCAAGACCGCTACGGTGAACCTCCAGCTCCGGTACGTAACCTGCTTGATTATGCGGCGTTGAAGCTCATCTGCCAGCGCCTAGGCGTAGCCGCGGTTGAGCGCAAGCGCGATCTTTTGAGTATCCGCTTCACTGAGCGAGCTGCCATTGACCCGGACAAGCTGGCACGCTTTGTCTCTTCACAGGCGGGGGCGCAGTTCAGTCCTGGGGGGACGCTGAAATTTTTCCTGAAGGCAACTCAGCCGGAAGAAGTGCTCAGCCGGGTTCGCGGCGTGCTGGAGCAACTGGCAGGAGAGCCGGCCCCGGGAGGGACTCCACCCTCCGCCGGCGTGCAGGTGATGTGA
- a CDS encoding arginine deiminase family protein, which produces MVAPLKRVLICAPESVGWENGQNWSELGYGHAPDFARAQAQHAALRQELEAVGAEVLSLPKRDGLSLDAVYVHDASFITSFGAVLLAMGKTGRRAEPSSHREFYQSLGIAVLGEIRAPGTVESGDLVWLDDRTVLAGHSFRTNADGIEQLHNLLAPHGITVLSAPLPYAAGPACCLHLMSLMSVLDEHTMLVDLPLLAVETVELLREGGFDFISIDASERDSLACNVLALGNRRLLAIEQNQRSNQRLLEAGFDVRTFPGDEIGINGGGGPTCLTRPILRG; this is translated from the coding sequence ATGGTGGCGCCACTGAAGCGGGTGTTGATCTGTGCACCGGAAAGCGTCGGGTGGGAGAACGGCCAGAACTGGAGTGAACTCGGCTATGGCCACGCTCCCGATTTTGCCCGCGCCCAGGCTCAGCACGCGGCCTTGCGCCAGGAACTGGAAGCGGTAGGCGCGGAGGTTCTCTCCCTGCCAAAGCGCGATGGGTTGTCCCTGGACGCAGTGTATGTGCATGATGCGTCCTTCATCACCAGCTTTGGAGCTGTTTTGCTGGCTATGGGTAAAACCGGACGTCGTGCTGAACCATCGAGTCACCGGGAGTTCTACCAGAGTCTCGGCATCGCGGTTTTGGGAGAAATCAGAGCGCCAGGTACGGTTGAGTCCGGCGACCTGGTATGGCTGGATGACAGGACCGTGCTCGCGGGGCACAGCTTTCGCACTAATGCCGACGGCATCGAGCAATTGCACAACTTGCTTGCCCCCCATGGGATTACAGTCCTTTCCGCGCCATTGCCCTATGCTGCCGGCCCGGCCTGTTGTCTTCACTTGATGTCGCTGATGAGCGTGCTCGACGAGCACACGATGTTGGTTGACCTTCCTCTGCTGGCAGTAGAGACCGTGGAGTTATTGCGAGAAGGCGGCTTCGACTTCATCTCCATTGACGCCTCGGAACGCGATTCGCTGGCCTGCAATGTGCTGGCATTGGGAAATCGGCGTTTGCTTGCCATAGAGCAGAACCAACGCAGCAATCAACGTTTGTTAGAGGCGGGCTTCGACGTCCGTACTTTTCCCGGCGACGAGATCGGGATTAATGGCGGGGGCGGTCCCACCTGCCTGACGCGGCCAATTCTGCGCGGCTGA
- a CDS encoding FRG domain-containing protein yields the protein MEDVRVNNWVELNVQLYEKSWSDSLQRFRSDYAYRGMPDAAEDLTTTLMRLGGNYREMERHLLRNFRKYAYQGAVADTSEWNWLAVAQHHGLPTRLLDWTYSPYVALHFATENLELYDRDAMVWCVNYVALHKLLPRKLREILNRERSNGFTVEMLTQATHTIRDLEKLARTEFALFFEPPSLDSRIVNQYALFSMMSSPAARLDEYLARRHSDLVRRIIIPAKLKWEIRDKLDQANITERVLFPGLDGLARWLRRHYTPTQIMPPTKAKRLSRKH from the coding sequence ATGGAAGACGTGCGGGTAAACAACTGGGTAGAGCTCAACGTCCAGCTTTACGAGAAGAGCTGGAGTGACTCGCTTCAGCGATTTCGATCCGACTACGCCTATCGCGGCATGCCCGATGCCGCCGAAGACCTTACCACCACGCTGATGCGACTGGGCGGCAACTACCGCGAGATGGAACGCCACCTCCTCCGCAATTTCAGAAAGTACGCTTACCAGGGAGCGGTTGCCGATACCTCTGAATGGAATTGGCTGGCCGTGGCGCAACACCATGGTTTGCCGACCCGCCTCCTCGATTGGACCTATTCACCTTATGTCGCTTTGCACTTTGCCACCGAAAATCTCGAGCTGTACGATCGTGATGCCATGGTTTGGTGCGTGAACTATGTGGCATTGCACAAGCTGCTCCCGCGAAAATTGCGGGAGATACTCAATCGCGAGCGGTCGAACGGTTTTACAGTGGAAATGCTGACCCAGGCCACGCACACCATTCGCGACCTTGAAAAGCTGGCGCGGACGGAGTTCGCATTGTTTTTTGAGCCGCCGTCACTGGATTCGCGGATCGTCAACCAGTACGCGCTGTTCTCCATGATGTCGAGTCCCGCGGCCCGCCTTGACGAATATCTGGCCCGCCGCCACTCTGACCTGGTACGCCGCATCATTATTCCCGCGAAATTGAAATGGGAGATCCGCGACAAGCTCGACCAGGCCAACATCACCGAGCGCGTGCTATTCCCCGGACTCGACGGACTGGCGCGCTGGCTCAGACGGCATTACACTCCCACACAGATCATGCCGCCGACAAAGGCCAAGCGCCTGTCACGGAAACACTGA